A genome region from Solanum pennellii chromosome 12, SPENNV200 includes the following:
- the LOC107006681 gene encoding probable leucine-rich repeat receptor-like protein kinase At5g49770 — MSELFLSNNKFTGPLPNLAGMNALNYLDMSNNTFSSTDFPQWFSSLQSLTTLVMENTQLQGEIPPTLFSLFQLQTVNLRGNKINGTLNIASNYSGQLKLID; from the exons ATGAGTGAACT CTTCTTATCAAACAATAAATTCACTGGCCCCTTGCCTAACCTCGCTGGCATGAATGCCCTCAACTACTT AGATATGAGCAATAATACATTCAGCTCAACTGATTTTCCACAGTGGTTTTCATCTTTGCAGTCATTGACGACTTT GGTAATGGAGAACACTCAACTTCAAGGAGAAATTCCGCCAACCCTCTTCAGTCTTTTTCAGTTGCAGACTGT CAACTTGAGGGGAAACAAGATCAATGGAACCCTGAATATTGCATCCAACTATAGCGGTCAACTAAAACTGATTGATTAG